One region of Glycine max cultivar Williams 82 chromosome 9, Glycine_max_v4.0, whole genome shotgun sequence genomic DNA includes:
- the LOC100776648 gene encoding miraculin — translation MKMTLVTLVLIVALSTKALLGAAGPAPEQVLDTSGKIVRARSSYYIVPASPDLGGLDMASTGADCPLDVVAVDGYQGQPLIFTPVNFNKGVIRVSTDLNIYFPVGTSCPQTTAWKLKDYDYSTSQWFVTTGGDFGNPGSQTVANWFKIEKYEDAYKLVYCPSVCNDCSYPCSDIGIYQDEYGKRLALSSEPYKVKFQRA, via the coding sequence atgaaGATGACATTGGTAACATTGGTCCTTATAGTTGCCTTGAGCACAAAGGCACTTCTTGGTGCAGCAGGTCCTGCACCTGAGCAAGTGCTGGACACATCAGGGAAGATAGTTCGAGCTCGTTCGAGTTACTACATCGTTCCGGCTTCCCCCGATTTAGGTGGCCTTGATATGGCAAGCACAGGTGCAGATTGCCCTCTTGATGTTGTAGCAGTTGATGGTTACCAAGGCCAGCCTTTGATCTTTACACCTGTTAATTTTAACAAAGGTGTCATTCGTGTTTCCACTGATCTCAACATCTATTTCCCCGTTGGCACAAGTTGTCCACAGACCACAGCGTGGAAGCTTAAGGACTATGATTATTCAACATCACAGTGGTTTGTGACTACTGGTGGTGATTTCGGCAACCCCGGTTCGCAAACCGTGGCGAATTGGTTCAAGATTGAGAAGTATGAGGATGCTTACAAGTTGGTCTACTGTCCAAGTGTGTGCAACGATTGCAGTTATCCATGCAGTGATATTGGAATATACCAGGATGAATATGGCAAACGTCTTGCTCTAAGTTCTGAACCATACAAAGTGAAGTTCCAGCGGGCTTGA